In Paraglaciecola sp. T6c, the sequence AACTCACCTACGGGAGTGTATTCACCTTGAAATGGGTAAGAGCTGGGCGAGTACCCAAGGCGATTTTGAAATGCTGTTAGACAGCCTGGACTTTTTCGCTAGCGACATTCAAAAGCAAGCGGCTGAAACTTTAGAAGACAAAGAAGGCACTCATTCCCATGTGCTCGTGCGAGAGTCGGTTGGTGTGGTCGCGGCCTTTTTAGCGTGGAATTTCCCCCTGTTGAATTTAGCCTATAAGTTAGGCCCAGCGCTCGCTTCTGGTTGCCCCATCGTGGTTAAACCGTCTCTAAAAACACCCCTTTCCGCCCTCGCGGTTGGGGAAATTTGCCAACAAATAGGCTTGCCTGCAGGTGTGGTGAACATCGTTTGTGGGCCTGATCAAGAAATTGGTGATGCGATTTCATCTTCACCCATTCCGGCCTTACTTACCCTTATTGGCTCTACTGAAACCGGTAAGCATGTGATGCAGCAAGGGGCAACATCAATCAAGCGTTATTCCATGGAACTAGGGGGCAATGCACCCGTTCTTATTTTTGACGATGCAGATGTAGATTTAGCCGCTGATATTGTCTGTGGATTGAAGTTTGAGAACGCAGGTCAAATTTGTGTCGCGCCGAATCGGGTTTTTGTGCACCGTGATGTGGCTGAAATATTCTATCAAAAAGTATTGGCTCGCACCCAAGCGGTAAAGGTTGGCTTCGACCGTAATGACGCTATCGATATGGGCCCGGTAATTGATCAGCAAGCATGGCAACGCATTGACGCTTTAGTCAACGATGCGGTGGCAAAAGGTGCTGAAGTGCTTATCGGCTCAGGCCGCCCGGCGCATTTACCTAAGGGCGCGTTTTATGCCCCTACCGTGCTTAAAGGTGTGACACGAGATGCCAACATCTATCGCGAAGAAGTCTTCGGACCTGTGATCAGCATACTGACCTTTGATGAAGAGGCGCAAGTGGTCAAAGATGCCAATGACACAGACGCAGGTTTATCGTCCTTCATTTTTACTGCAAACGAAGAGCGCGCGCAGCGTATTGCCAAGCGTTTACGCTTTGGTGAGGTGCATGTTAATGGCGTTAAATATGCTATTCACTTGCCCCATTGCGGTGTAAAGCAATCCGGCGTGGGCGTTGA encodes:
- a CDS encoding NAD-dependent succinate-semialdehyde dehydrogenase, whose amino-acid sequence is MTLTKQMYINGTLHSGHASVSIINPANDKVVAEVSVADGALALKALEAADAAYDSWSSTSISERVEWMMKLKTALKENETHLRECIHLEMGKSWASTQGDFEMLLDSLDFFASDIQKQAAETLEDKEGTHSHVLVRESVGVVAAFLAWNFPLLNLAYKLGPALASGCPIVVKPSLKTPLSALAVGEICQQIGLPAGVVNIVCGPDQEIGDAISSSPIPALLTLIGSTETGKHVMQQGATSIKRYSMELGGNAPVLIFDDADVDLAADIVCGLKFENAGQICVAPNRVFVHRDVAEIFYQKVLARTQAVKVGFDRNDAIDMGPVIDQQAWQRIDALVNDAVAKGAEVLIGSGRPAHLPKGAFYAPTVLKGVTRDANIYREEVFGPVISILTFDEEAQVVKDANDTDAGLSSFIFTANEERAQRIAKRLRFGEVHVNGVKYAIHLPHCGVKQSGVGVDCSHLSLEEYFTVKRISTALGKGQA